One Thioclava electrotropha DNA segment encodes these proteins:
- a CDS encoding beta-ketoacyl-[acyl-carrier-protein] synthase family protein: protein MRRVVITGAGTINALGEGVAATKAAMAEGRSGIGPLSFQDVERLSIRIGGQIHGYDASSRFTSAQLAQYDPFTQYALISGAEAMAQAGLETAPDPARWGCIVGSAGGGHTTANNAYRAVFADQKARVHPLTVPKLMSNAAPSHLSIRYGLQGPSFAVATACASSNHAIGLAFQMVRSGMAEGMLAGGSEAMLNFGGLKAWEGLRVMSPDGCRPFSADRNGMVQGEGAGVFVIETLESAEARGAQPLAEIAGFAMNSDASDIVMPSLDGASAAITGALSDAGMAPDEVGYINAHGTGTAANDRIETGAIRAALGKAADQVAVSSTKALHGHCIGGTGAVELIACLMALGDGVIAPTANYATPDPDCDLDYVPNTARKSQVGAALSNAFAFGGLNAVLALRAI, encoded by the coding sequence ATGCGGCGCGTCGTCATCACGGGCGCGGGCACGATCAACGCGCTCGGCGAGGGCGTTGCGGCAACCAAGGCGGCCATGGCGGAGGGGCGCAGCGGCATCGGGCCGCTCAGCTTCCAGGATGTGGAACGGCTGAGCATCCGCATCGGTGGCCAGATCCACGGCTATGATGCGTCGAGCCGCTTCACCTCGGCGCAGCTCGCGCAATACGACCCCTTCACCCAATACGCGCTGATCTCCGGCGCGGAGGCGATGGCGCAGGCGGGGCTGGAGACAGCTCCCGATCCCGCCCGCTGGGGCTGCATCGTCGGGTCCGCAGGCGGCGGGCATACGACCGCAAATAACGCCTATCGCGCTGTTTTCGCAGATCAAAAGGCCCGCGTCCATCCGCTGACGGTGCCCAAGCTGATGTCCAATGCCGCGCCCTCGCATCTCTCGATCCGCTACGGGCTGCAGGGGCCGAGCTTCGCCGTTGCCACCGCCTGCGCCAGCTCCAACCACGCCATCGGCTTGGCGTTCCAGATGGTACGTTCGGGCATGGCCGAGGGGATGCTCGCGGGCGGCTCTGAGGCGATGCTCAATTTCGGCGGGCTGAAAGCGTGGGAGGGGCTGCGGGTAATGTCGCCCGATGGCTGCCGCCCGTTCTCGGCGGATCGCAACGGCATGGTGCAGGGCGAGGGCGCGGGCGTCTTCGTGATCGAGACGCTGGAGAGCGCCGAGGCGCGTGGCGCGCAGCCCTTGGCCGAGATTGCGGGCTTCGCGATGAATTCCGATGCGAGCGATATCGTGATGCCGTCGCTCGACGGGGCCTCCGCAGCGATCACCGGCGCGTTGAGCGATGCGGGCATGGCGCCCGATGAGGTCGGTTATATCAACGCCCACGGGACCGGCACGGCGGCGAATGACCGGATCGAGACGGGCGCGATCCGCGCGGCGTTGGGCAAGGCGGCCGATCAGGTCGCGGTCAGCTCGACCAAGGCGCTACACGGCCATTGCATCGGCGGCACGGGGGCGGTGGAGCTTATCGCTTGCCTGATGGCGCTTGGCGATGGGGTCATCGCGCCGACGGCCAATTACGCCACCCCCGATCCCGACTGCGATCTGGATTATGTGCCCAACACGGCCCGCAAGTCGCAGGTCGGCGCGGCGCTCTCGAATGCCTTCGCTTTCGGCGGGCTCAATGCGGTTCTGGCCTTGCGCGCGATTTGA
- a CDS encoding invasion associated locus B family protein codes for MSQLTKPLALALALGLASGAWAQDTTSSDTTTTPSADAGATAPAADATSTDQAPANGADAAPTMPGADQQAQKPQEPQTYIKATYEDWQLQCAKSPDGKDPCQMYQVIKDQNGGNVADISVIGLPDGSQAAAGLTVMVPMQTLLSQNLVMQVDGGKAMVYPYSFCDPRMMGCFARFGVGKAELESLKKGSKATITITPLANPQQKVKADISLKGFTKAFDETVKTNKENGVQQ; via the coding sequence ATGTCTCAACTGACGAAACCGCTCGCCCTCGCACTGGCCCTCGGCCTTGCAAGCGGGGCGTGGGCGCAAGATACCACCTCGAGCGACACGACCACGACCCCCTCGGCGGATGCGGGCGCGACGGCCCCGGCGGCGGATGCGACCAGCACCGATCAGGCGCCTGCGAACGGTGCTGACGCCGCGCCGACGATGCCCGGCGCCGATCAGCAGGCCCAGAAGCCGCAGGAGCCGCAGACCTACATCAAGGCCACCTACGAAGACTGGCAGCTGCAATGCGCCAAGTCGCCCGACGGCAAGGATCCCTGCCAGATGTATCAGGTGATCAAGGACCAGAATGGCGGCAACGTGGCCGACATCTCGGTGATCGGCCTGCCCGATGGCAGCCAGGCCGCAGCCGGTCTGACCGTGATGGTGCCGATGCAGACCCTGCTGTCGCAGAACCTCGTGATGCAGGTCGATGGCGGCAAGGCAATGGTCTACCCCTATTCCTTCTGCGACCCGCGCATGATGGGTTGCTTCGCGCGCTTCGGCGTCGGCAAGGCCGAACTCGAGTCGCTCAAGAAGGGCAGCAAGGCGACGATCACGATCACGCCGCTGGCCAACCCGCAGCAGAAGGTGAAAGCGGATATCTCGCTCAAGGGCTTCACCAAAGCCTTCGACGAAACCGTGAAAACCAACAAGGAAAACGGCGTTCAGCAGTAA